The following are encoded in a window of Chaetodon auriga isolate fChaAug3 chromosome 24, fChaAug3.hap1, whole genome shotgun sequence genomic DNA:
- the cd248a gene encoding CD248 molecule, endosialin a — translation MGFLVSSAALLLTSLLALLFGVSSVFSQDLRERDALCNADGCFVVYFQRKTFLDSWRACKEKGGNLATIKRKDDATIIASLFSTLDLRHSRAEVRVWIGLQRQPRQCTTTRPLRGFSWTTGDQDTEYTNWQREDSPSMCSVPRCVVMGYSTQEQNDNFKWLDGSCSVSVDGYLCHYAYKGMCTALWSEGAGNALYTTPFNLLSTLLTHVPFGSVATVPCPADTKEEQSVLCMLKEDGSVGWSRDSPLCSNPPVSYNSCDQNNGGCEHFCRPAGVHFYCECADGYQLGDDGQNCELSDVCQGAPCEFECLPLSDGYRCACPEGYMLAPDERGCLDVDECLQSPCEQICVNAPGTFECRCREGYHPDDEGVCEDIDECINDPCEHACENTPGSHICHCHLGFSPVPEDASRCQDTDECQIPGTCEQMCVNYEGGFECYCEEGYELMSDHYSCHKRGDGNDQSVVTPPFPWVTHQPGPVWDPADYDWNPQQSHTDWPLEEEHSLDWLTDPPRVLDSDVIWVTSAPQEELPFDVTLDPPTQETEEDEENIYNGEADWEWGERSQSELEVLPNTIYTTPPPTTVSSTTTGWYEDDEEETTTAPPFLSTSTISEGAWNWWVGLTTSSQKPGNPEDSVIDHNMPTDRSYHNVGEEQYPLRENSMFPKEEFGEQEKGYVEITHSQDSVFPTQLLPSQPPPSVGGTLDSVKEDREQSSTWLLVGLLVPICIFIVVMVALGIVYCTRCAVQPRNKNATDCYHWISGAHDKQGAPNPSAGVKTHV, via the coding sequence ATGGGCTTCTTGGTGagcagtgctgctcttcttTTAACCTCCTTGCTGGCTTTGCTCTTTGGAGTTTCCTCAGTCTTCAGCCAGGACCTGAGAGAAAGGGATGCACTATGCAATGCAGACGGCTGCTTTGTGGTCTACTTTCAACGCAAGACCTTCCTGGACTCATGGAGGGCCTGTAAGGAGAAAGGTGGCAACCTAGCTACAATCAAACGCAAGGATGATGCCACCATTATTGCCAGTCTCTTCTCTACCCTTGACTTGCGCCACTCACGCGCCGAGGTCAGGGTATGGATAGGTCTGCAGCGCCAGCCACGTCAGTGTACCACCACACGCCCACTGCGGGGTTTCTCTTGGACTACTGGTGACCAGGACACAGAGTATACCAACTGGCAGAGGGAGGACTCCCCTAGTATGTGCTCGGTGCCGCGCTGTGTGGTTATGGGCTACAGCACTCAAGAGCAGAATGATAACTTTAAATGGCTGGATGGTTCCTGCTCAGTCTCTGTAGATGGGTATCTTTGCCATTATGCCTACAAAGGAATGTGCACTGCCTTGTGGAGTGAAGGGGCAGGCAATGCCCTCTATACCACGCCATTTAACCTTCTAAGCACACTACTAACCCATGTACCCTTTGGATCTGTTGCTACTGTACCCTGTCCAGCAGACACCAAGGAGGAACAGTCAGTTTTGTGTATGCTGAAGGAAGATGGCTCAGTGGGGTGGTCAAGAGattctcccctctgctccaATCCCCCTGTATCATACAACTCCTGTGACCAGAATAATGGTGGATGTGAGCATTTCTGCAGGCCGGCTGGTGTTCACTTCTACTGCGAATGTGCTGATGGGTATCAACTAGGAGACGATGGGCAGAACTGTGAGCTGTCTGATGTTTGTCAAGGAGCCCCCTGTGAGTTTGAGTGTCTGCCCCTTTCAGATGGGTATCGTTGTGCCTGTCCTGAAGGATACATGCTTGCACCAGATGAACGTGGCTGTCTGGATGTAGATGAGTGCCTCCAGAGTCCTTGTGAGCAGATATGTGTGAATGCACCAGGGACATTTGAATGCAGATGCCGGGAGGGTTACCATCCGGATGATGAAGGTGTATGTGAGGATATAGATGAGTGTATAAATGACCCATGTGAACATGCCTGTGAGAACACTCCGGGCTCTCATATCTGCCACTGCCATCTGGGCTTTTCCCCTGTGCCTGAGGATGCCAGCCGATGCCAAGACACTGACGAGTGCCAGATCCCTGGGACTTGTGAGCAGATGTGTGTGAATTATGAGGGTGGATTTGAATGCTACTGTGAGGAAGGTTATGAACTCATGTCTGATCACTACTCATGTCACAAAAGAGGGGATGGAAATGACCAATCTGTTGTCACACCTCCTTTTCCTTGGGTCACCCACCAGCCTGGACCTGTATGGGACCCGGCTGACTATGATTGGAATCCACAGCAGAGCCACACTGACTGGCCTCTGGAGGAGGAGCACTCTcttgactggctgactgacccACCCAGGGTTTTGGATTCTGATGTTATTTGGGTCACCAGTGCCCCTCAGGAGGAACTGCCCTTTGATGTAACACTGGACCCTCCAACACAGGAgactgaggaagatgaggaaaacATATATAATGGGGAGGCTGACTGGGAGTGGGGAGAGAGATCTCAGTCTGAGCTGGAGGTTTTGCCAAATACCATCTACACCACACCCCCACCCACCACAGTCTCCAGTACTACAACAGGGTGGTACGAAGACGATGAGGAGGAGACCACCACAGCTCCCCCCTTCCTTTCCACTTCTACAATCTCTGAGGGAGCTTGGAATTGGTGGGTGGGGCTCACCACTTCCAGCCAGAAACCAGGAAATCCAGAGGATTCAGTCATAGACCACAACATGCCTACGGATCGCAGTTATCACAATGTAGGAGAAGAACAGTACCCCCTGAGGGAAAACTCCATGTTCCCAAAGGAGGAGTTTGGGGAGCAGGAAAAGGGCTATGTGGAGATCACACACTCCCAAGACTCAGTTTTTCCCACCCAGCTTCTTCCTTCCCAGCCACCTCCGAGTGTGGGTGGGACTCTGGATTCTGTTAAGGAAGATAGGGAACAGAGCAGCACCTGGCTGCTAGTGGGTCTCCTAGTGCCTATCTGTATCTTCATTGTGGTGATGGTGGCACTGGGCATTGTCTACTGCACCCGCTGTGCTGTTCAGCCACGCAACAAGAATGCCACTGACTGCTACCACTGGATCTCTGGAGCTCATGACAAACAGGGAGCTCCCAACCCCTCAGCAGGGGTCAAGACCCATGTTTAA